From Arcticibacter tournemirensis, one genomic window encodes:
- a CDS encoding glycosyltransferase family 2 protein produces MKQEPDPVKSPSKREKFTLRLMIFLGLISMGFFFRSLFDPSVISNPFLYWMLAIGLIFNCLTVLHEWYHYYSIVVPETPPKTKVYTVDIFTTFCAGEPYEMIEETLVAIQAIKYPHKTYLCDEANDPYLIDLCKRLGVNHVTRTVKINAKAGNINNALKQSDGELCVVLDPDHVPFPGFLDPIVSHFNNQEVGFVQIVQAYKNYNHGLIAKGAAQQTFQFYGPMMMTMNSYGTVQAIGANCTFRRTALESIGGHAAGLAEDMHTAMQLHARGWKSVYVPAVLARGLVPTTLSAYYSQQLKWSRGVFELLVATYPKLFRKFTWRQKLHYFTIPFHYLSGLIFLMNFLVPIIALTFSISPVNLDLRDFCFIGLPLLTAIVLIRHFVQWWVMEDEERGFHVVGGLLMIGTWWIYILGLFYTIVRKKVPYNPTPKDGNEANNWPLNIPNLCVIGLSLIAIVYGLYNDYNPYNLAMAGFALINCFIMFFNIIASRQVQFRHIRKYHPYLDRVMYQVHLLKSVFWVMRRRIYSGIRSTALLITILATCIILYFLNTGHPEREYGFKGLKPADLLYGIYYPQGTNGISSVRRVKQYQEQYHHGAFDIISLYISWGDQKQSYLPEATIDSIYNNGSIPMITWEPWQTLFDHNAASHESDKENKVFSRILHGDYDQYIHKFSMQLKALNRPVYLRFAHEADNPFYPWSVTGGNTASEFKDAWKYVHNYFSKNHIYNVIWVWNPWKPGAVNAFFPGKQYVDWIGVTNLNYGKKAGGKGWFTMEDMYAQFHNSPVFRSGVPVMLAEMGSSRTADRQSEWFKKALNSIKAKFPEIRALVLFNNKSDLNIPSGSNSGKIDWTISDPNALKELLHRDGESNMQVSALSSVPVRRNRVRDLNNAGFFRGVKGVNYTKGTSWHKSHSPFRKKELIHDFKEIKQCGLNAIMYYGPSIYDRNILSAAGELDINIQYGFWISDQFDFVQDKKQLDKLSKDILSTVSDLKSNPNIISWKIGNPVLQRLAVHYYKPMLIYQQEAYLTWIGKLMQAMKKEDPSRIISLEMEVSPDLPSVIEMTESYVPFVDSYGLILPDITTNNSDDIVKQLHVPYYLSKANVNSYLAQEQETTGFFISSWQDEETSDRALFSGLKDLPGRNKPELYRLKNHLLGSAIPGMPLIKILRPAGATDVRSMRTYHAVVFINNKWKLSSELPEWKYEWRLVKNNKYREPVSVKYLGEGNFIRISIPENPEFYKLHLSAYRDGKVVTVSSPLNTPLYEMMNELKF; encoded by the coding sequence ATGAAGCAGGAACCAGATCCGGTTAAATCGCCCTCAAAAAGAGAGAAGTTCACTTTACGCCTGATGATCTTTTTAGGTCTCATAAGTATGGGTTTTTTCTTCAGGAGCTTGTTCGATCCCTCTGTTATCTCAAATCCTTTCTTGTATTGGATGCTCGCCATCGGCCTGATATTCAATTGTCTGACCGTACTTCATGAGTGGTATCATTACTATAGCATTGTAGTCCCGGAAACTCCGCCGAAAACAAAAGTATATACCGTTGATATCTTCACTACATTTTGTGCCGGTGAGCCTTACGAGATGATCGAGGAAACACTCGTTGCAATTCAAGCTATAAAATACCCTCATAAGACTTATTTATGTGACGAAGCTAATGATCCATATCTGATAGATTTATGTAAACGTCTTGGAGTTAATCACGTTACGCGTACAGTAAAGATCAATGCTAAAGCTGGAAACATCAATAATGCATTGAAGCAGTCGGATGGCGAATTATGTGTGGTTCTGGATCCGGACCATGTACCCTTTCCCGGTTTCCTTGACCCGATAGTATCTCACTTTAATAATCAGGAAGTTGGATTTGTCCAGATAGTTCAGGCCTATAAGAATTATAACCATGGTTTAATCGCCAAAGGGGCCGCACAGCAAACTTTTCAGTTTTATGGACCGATGATGATGACCATGAACAGCTATGGCACAGTACAGGCGATCGGTGCTAACTGCACCTTTCGGAGAACAGCTTTGGAATCTATAGGAGGGCATGCAGCCGGTCTTGCCGAGGATATGCACACCGCAATGCAGCTACACGCCAGGGGCTGGAAATCGGTATATGTGCCGGCGGTACTTGCCAGAGGTCTGGTTCCTACCACATTGTCTGCTTATTATAGTCAGCAGCTCAAATGGTCGCGCGGTGTATTTGAGTTATTGGTCGCTACTTATCCAAAACTATTCAGGAAATTTACCTGGCGGCAAAAGCTTCATTATTTCACAATTCCGTTCCACTACCTCTCGGGATTAATCTTCCTGATGAACTTTTTAGTACCCATCATAGCGTTGACATTTAGTATCAGTCCGGTAAATCTGGATCTCAGGGACTTTTGCTTTATTGGTTTACCGCTGCTTACTGCCATCGTTTTGATCAGGCATTTTGTGCAATGGTGGGTTATGGAAGACGAGGAACGGGGATTTCATGTTGTTGGAGGGCTTCTTATGATCGGCACATGGTGGATATATATACTTGGCTTGTTCTATACCATAGTAAGGAAAAAGGTGCCTTATAATCCTACTCCGAAGGACGGTAATGAAGCAAATAACTGGCCGCTAAATATTCCAAACCTTTGTGTAATAGGATTATCTCTTATTGCTATTGTTTACGGTTTATACAATGACTATAACCCCTATAATCTTGCCATGGCTGGTTTTGCGCTGATCAATTGCTTTATTATGTTTTTTAACATCATTGCAAGCAGGCAAGTCCAGTTTCGTCATATCAGAAAATATCATCCTTATCTTGACAGGGTTATGTACCAGGTTCACCTTTTAAAAAGCGTATTCTGGGTAATGAGGCGTCGTATCTATAGCGGAATACGAAGTACAGCCCTGCTCATTACCATTTTGGCCACCTGCATTATCCTTTATTTCCTGAATACCGGCCATCCGGAACGGGAGTATGGTTTCAAAGGACTTAAACCTGCGGACCTGCTTTACGGAATCTATTACCCACAAGGTACAAACGGAATAAGCTCAGTTCGCCGGGTGAAACAGTATCAGGAACAATACCACCACGGAGCATTCGATATTATATCATTATATATTTCCTGGGGAGACCAGAAGCAATCGTATTTGCCTGAAGCTACAATAGATTCTATCTATAACAACGGCTCAATTCCGATGATTACATGGGAGCCATGGCAAACGCTGTTTGATCATAATGCAGCCAGCCATGAGAGTGATAAAGAAAACAAGGTGTTTTCACGAATATTACACGGCGACTATGATCAATACATTCATAAGTTTTCAATGCAGCTTAAAGCGCTGAATCGGCCAGTATACCTAAGGTTTGCACACGAAGCAGATAATCCATTTTATCCGTGGTCTGTAACAGGTGGCAACACTGCTTCTGAATTTAAGGATGCATGGAAGTATGTTCATAACTATTTCAGTAAAAATCATATTTATAATGTAATATGGGTTTGGAATCCCTGGAAACCGGGTGCGGTTAATGCTTTTTTCCCAGGTAAACAATATGTTGACTGGATTGGTGTAACGAATCTGAACTACGGAAAAAAAGCAGGAGGGAAGGGTTGGTTTACCATGGAGGATATGTATGCCCAATTTCATAACAGCCCGGTGTTCAGAAGTGGCGTTCCTGTAATGCTGGCAGAAATGGGTTCTTCCAGGACCGCCGATAGACAAAGTGAGTGGTTCAAAAAAGCCCTTAACTCAATTAAAGCGAAATTTCCGGAGATCAGGGCGCTGGTTCTGTTTAATAACAAATCCGATCTTAATATACCCAGCGGCTCCAATTCGGGTAAGATTGACTGGACTATTTCTGACCCAAATGCCCTGAAAGAGCTTCTTCATCGTGATGGTGAATCCAATATGCAAGTCTCCGCATTATCATCAGTTCCTGTGCGCAGAAACAGAGTCCGCGATCTAAACAATGCCGGCTTCTTTAGGGGAGTAAAAGGCGTGAATTACACCAAAGGCACTTCCTGGCACAAGAGTCATAGTCCTTTCAGAAAAAAAGAGCTAATCCATGACTTTAAAGAAATAAAACAGTGTGGCTTAAATGCCATTATGTATTACGGCCCGTCGATATACGACCGGAATATATTGAGCGCAGCTGGAGAGTTGGATATAAATATCCAGTATGGATTTTGGATATCTGATCAGTTTGACTTCGTTCAGGATAAAAAGCAGCTGGATAAGCTGTCCAAAGACATATTATCTACAGTATCAGATCTGAAAAGCAACCCAAATATAATTTCCTGGAAAATAGGCAATCCTGTATTGCAAAGGCTGGCAGTGCATTATTATAAGCCGATGCTGATCTACCAGCAGGAGGCTTATCTGACCTGGATCGGAAAGTTGATGCAGGCGATGAAGAAGGAGGATCCTTCCAGAATTATATCCCTTGAGATGGAAGTTAGCCCTGATCTTCCCAGTGTAATTGAAATGACAGAGAGTTACGTGCCATTTGTTGATTCATATGGGCTTATCCTGCCGGATATTACTACAAATAATAGTGACGATATAGTCAAACAGCTTCATGTTCCTTATTACTTAAGTAAAGCAAACGTTAATAGTTATCTTGCTCAGGAGCAGGAAACTACCGGTTTCTTTATTTCCAGCTGGCAGGATGAGGAAACATCAGACCGGGCTCTGTTTAGCGGATTAAAGGATTTGCCTGGTAGAAATAAACCAGAGTTATATAGACTGAAGAATCATTTGCTGGGTTCGGCCATACCTGGTATGCCGCTGATAAAAATACTTCGGCCCGCCGGAGCTACAGACGTCCGTTCAATGCGGACATATCATGCGGTTGTTTTCATAAACAATAAATGGAAACTGTCCTCCGAACTGCCCGAATGGAAATATGAATGGCGGCTGGTTAAAAACAATAAATATCGTGAACCTGTTTCGGTGAAGTATTTAGGTGAGGGGAACTTCATAAGAATCAGTATCCCCGAAAACCCGGAGTTTTACAAACTGCATTTATCAGCATACCGGGACGGGAAAGTAGTAACGGTATCGTCGCCGCTAAATACACCGTTATATGAAATGATGAATGAACTGAAGTTTTAA
- a CDS encoding VOC family protein, whose translation MRAINPWINFNGNAEEAFTFYKSVFGGEFTKIIRYKDLAGPEFQVDENEANKIMYIALPLGRNNVLIANDVPEFMGRVSENENRSKIYVNAESREEADNIFNGLSAGGEVEGPIGDSPWGTYAAMFRDKYGIEWIVEFDPG comes from the coding sequence ATGAGAGCAATCAATCCATGGATCAATTTTAACGGCAATGCCGAAGAAGCATTCACCTTTTACAAATCAGTTTTTGGCGGTGAGTTTACAAAAATCATTCGCTACAAGGATCTGGCGGGTCCTGAATTTCAGGTTGATGAAAACGAAGCAAATAAAATAATGTACATCGCCTTACCGCTTGGCAGGAACAATGTGTTAATTGCCAATGATGTTCCCGAATTTATGGGACGCGTAAGCGAAAATGAAAACAGGTCTAAGATATATGTGAATGCCGAAAGCCGGGAAGAGGCAGATAATATTTTCAATGGACTATCTGCCGGCGGAGAAGTAGAAGGCCCTATTGGCGACAGCCCCTGGGGCACTTATGCAGCAATGTTCAGGGACAAATATGGCATTGAATGGATTGTGGAGTTTGATCCTGGTTAA
- a CDS encoding Hsp70 family protein: MKKFLYGIDFGTTNSALSIFDEEKGEIVDSIILPSLIYFPEGRGEDCVIGNEAISAYLDDGMRGRFIKSVKQILSRSSFTETLIGKKRYNAPALVALILRELKSRADKITGQDCRKAVIGRPVFFDDDNMQKDSLAQSRLEKAADIAGFEQVRFQFEPIGAAFAYEKTLLQKKTVLVADLGGGTTDFTCLVLDPENAGKQNRKDKFLGTGGIYIGGDSFDSAFMWEKGTPYFGKNTRYKVAPGKYLTVPKSLFSNICSWDKMNFFNGARIRREIEDYYYFSDNDPKFKNLITLVDENLGYTVFHAIEQTKIALSSLHTSYFTYSKSNIEINELISVEEYEGIINSDLTRISDYLDQFLATNGINAKDIDCLFLTGGTSLVPAIRNLFKSKFPDIPLNSGDNFISVANGLAYSGYLFNNQGNMS, translated from the coding sequence ATGAAAAAGTTTTTATACGGCATTGATTTCGGAACCACAAACTCTGCATTATCTATTTTTGATGAGGAAAAGGGTGAAATCGTTGATTCCATCATCCTCCCCTCTCTTATTTATTTCCCTGAAGGCCGGGGTGAAGATTGTGTTATCGGCAACGAAGCGATCTCTGCATACCTCGACGATGGAATGAGGGGGCGCTTTATCAAGTCCGTAAAGCAAATTCTTTCCAGAAGCAGCTTTACGGAAACCCTTATTGGTAAAAAGAGATACAATGCTCCTGCACTGGTGGCATTGATCCTCAGAGAATTGAAGTCACGGGCAGATAAGATAACGGGGCAAGACTGCCGCAAGGCCGTTATCGGCCGTCCTGTTTTCTTTGATGACGATAATATGCAAAAGGACAGTCTTGCACAAAGCCGCCTGGAGAAAGCGGCTGACATAGCGGGCTTTGAACAGGTGCGCTTCCAGTTTGAACCTATAGGGGCTGCGTTTGCTTACGAGAAAACGCTTCTCCAGAAAAAGACGGTGCTGGTGGCAGACTTAGGCGGCGGTACAACAGATTTTACCTGTCTCGTACTCGATCCCGAAAACGCGGGAAAGCAAAACAGAAAGGACAAATTTCTGGGCACCGGCGGTATCTACATCGGTGGCGACAGCTTTGACTCGGCATTTATGTGGGAAAAAGGAACTCCTTACTTTGGAAAGAACACGCGGTATAAAGTCGCACCTGGCAAGTATCTGACTGTCCCTAAATCCTTGTTTTCCAATATTTGCTCCTGGGATAAGATGAATTTTTTTAACGGTGCCCGGATCAGGAGAGAGATAGAAGATTATTATTACTTCTCTGACAATGATCCTAAGTTTAAAAACCTGATCACCCTGGTAGATGAAAATCTGGGTTATACTGTGTTTCATGCAATTGAGCAAACAAAGATTGCGTTATCCAGCCTTCACACTTCCTACTTCACATACTCTAAATCGAACATTGAAATCAATGAGCTAATTTCGGTAGAGGAATATGAAGGCATTATAAATAGTGACCTTACCCGGATCAGCGATTACCTTGATCAATTCCTGGCAACAAACGGTATAAATGCAAAAGACATTGACTGCCTGTTTCTTACAGGTGGAACATCTCTGGTTCCGGCAATAAGAAATCTTTTTAAATCGAAATTCCCGGATATTCCCCTTAATTCGGGAGACAACTTCATCAGCGTTGCTAACGGACTGGCATACAGCGGCTATCTGTTTAATAACCAAGGCAACATGTCTTAA
- a CDS encoding sugar phosphate isomerase/epimerase family protein yields the protein MIRHLIKGLLTLGLIAGLANGQTFAQKQLFPEAPGMVSYTYRNQFAQDVPGTLDILKGLGITDIEFSSLFKQTPEDLRKMCDARGLKCSSYGVSYEDLVNKTDEVGKVALTLGAKYVRVSSIPHKGAFTLDNAKQAVADFNKSGKLLKDKYGLTFIYHNHGFEYEPYEDGTLYDYLLKNTDPKYVGMELDILWAFLPGQDPAQLLAKYGNRYKALHMKDLKKGVERGSLSGSTPKDNDVTLGTGQIDIPAVIKAARKAGVKHYYIEDESSSALTQVPESIKYLHGLKKD from the coding sequence ATGATCCGTCACCTAATAAAAGGATTACTAACGCTGGGTCTGATAGCCGGTTTAGCTAACGGCCAGACCTTTGCCCAAAAACAACTATTCCCGGAAGCGCCGGGTATGGTTTCGTATACTTACCGAAATCAGTTTGCCCAGGATGTGCCCGGCACGCTGGACATCTTAAAAGGCCTCGGGATAACTGACATCGAATTTTCGAGCCTGTTTAAACAAACCCCTGAAGACTTGCGCAAAATGTGTGATGCAAGGGGCCTCAAATGTTCATCATACGGTGTAAGTTATGAAGATCTGGTAAATAAGACTGATGAAGTGGGAAAGGTAGCTTTAACCCTGGGCGCAAAGTATGTCAGGGTATCCAGTATTCCGCACAAAGGCGCTTTTACATTAGACAATGCTAAACAGGCAGTTGCCGATTTCAATAAGTCCGGAAAGCTGTTAAAAGATAAGTATGGCCTTACTTTCATTTATCATAATCATGGTTTCGAATATGAGCCTTACGAGGATGGTACGCTATATGACTATCTGCTGAAAAATACAGACCCCAAATATGTAGGCATGGAACTTGATATCCTTTGGGCATTTTTACCGGGGCAGGATCCGGCGCAATTACTGGCAAAATACGGAAACCGCTATAAAGCCCTCCACATGAAGGATCTGAAGAAAGGAGTTGAACGCGGCAGCCTTTCCGGTAGTACCCCGAAGGATAATGATGTGACTTTAGGAACCGGCCAGATTGATATTCCCGCCGTGATTAAAGCAGCGCGCAAAGCCGGCGTAAAACATTACTATATCGAGGACGAAAGCAGTTCAGCCCTTACACAGGTGCCTGAAAGCATAAAATATCTCCATGGCTTAAAAAAGGACTAA
- a CDS encoding glycoside hydrolase family 26 protein, with the protein MGKRYTLYLSLFFLMGVVLYSKRHVFIKNRTESKDIIIKDSKQQALGIFYHGSDSSYVTMPAIAHYSLQWMNTDQDTVENNRLIDSLSHHETAVLSVETWAGYNERNQQINVLGDVISGAYDDKIKKLCDGLSGVQDKVLLSFNPDMEVPVKKYPWQYQSPVEYIKAFRHFSGLVKKLLPRIKIVWSPAGYPGADEYWPGDTFADLISVSLLGESERACNNYPLVNNTTTLIRRKIHRMRMIYKPIIVLGSEKIPSNAKNRAFFEIAAKTIGDDWHSIQPLKKEAAPQVSGLKNTDRGMLIGVYDPRKLLINEKAVSVEHLFADWGAIEDGTLERQIDSINSRGRAMIITVEPWRGKRWPTSRDVLKDMVKGMYDPIIETTYRIISRAKHPVFLRFAHEMEIPTMRYPWQSQDPVTYIKAYRYFMRFGAHLKNIRRVWGPAGDRGSLEWWPGDDVVDYTSIAIYGLPDKNITDPRLQESFSTIFKRKSYRMRLVDKPLFITEFGVKGSESFQNNWLKDAAFTIRKSNIIAGVCYFNQADNPKVWGKIPAPDWGISETTFENFVEALSN; encoded by the coding sequence ATGGGCAAAAGATATACATTGTACTTATCTTTATTCTTTTTAATGGGTGTTGTTCTTTATTCGAAACGACATGTCTTTATTAAGAATAGGACTGAGAGCAAAGACATCATCATCAAAGATTCCAAACAACAGGCACTGGGTATCTTCTATCACGGGAGCGACTCGTCTTATGTGACGATGCCCGCAATCGCCCATTACTCCTTACAATGGATGAATACCGATCAGGACACGGTTGAAAACAATCGCTTGATTGATTCCTTATCACATCATGAAACCGCGGTCCTCTCTGTTGAAACCTGGGCTGGATATAACGAAAGAAATCAACAGATAAATGTTTTAGGGGATGTAATTAGTGGGGCATACGACGACAAGATCAAAAAGCTTTGCGATGGTCTGTCCGGAGTACAGGATAAAGTACTATTGAGTTTTAATCCTGATATGGAGGTGCCTGTAAAAAAATATCCCTGGCAATATCAATCGCCCGTGGAATATATAAAAGCTTTCCGCCATTTTTCCGGACTGGTGAAAAAGCTTCTTCCCCGCATCAAAATAGTATGGTCGCCTGCTGGTTATCCCGGAGCCGACGAATACTGGCCGGGAGATACGTTTGCCGACCTTATCAGTGTCTCTCTTCTGGGAGAATCAGAACGGGCATGTAATAATTACCCCCTTGTAAACAATACTACAACATTGATCAGGAGAAAAATCCATCGCATGCGAATGATTTATAAACCGATCATTGTTTTGGGCTCGGAGAAGATTCCTTCAAACGCTAAAAACAGAGCTTTTTTTGAAATTGCGGCTAAAACTATTGGGGATGACTGGCATAGTATACAGCCTTTAAAAAAAGAAGCAGCCCCCCAGGTATCGGGATTGAAAAATACTGATCGCGGAATGTTAATTGGCGTATACGATCCCCGAAAATTGCTTATCAATGAAAAAGCGGTATCGGTTGAACATTTATTTGCTGATTGGGGCGCTATTGAAGACGGAACTCTCGAACGACAGATCGACAGTATCAATTCAAGGGGCAGAGCGATGATAATAACGGTCGAACCATGGAGAGGAAAAAGATGGCCAACCAGCAGAGATGTTTTGAAGGATATGGTTAAAGGGATGTATGATCCAATCATCGAAACAACATACCGTATTATTTCAAGAGCGAAACATCCTGTTTTTTTAAGATTTGCCCACGAAATGGAAATACCTACAATGCGTTATCCATGGCAAAGCCAGGACCCTGTTACATATATAAAAGCATACCGGTATTTTATGCGATTCGGAGCTCATCTTAAAAACATACGCAGGGTGTGGGGACCAGCAGGCGACAGAGGGTCTCTTGAGTGGTGGCCTGGAGACGACGTGGTTGATTATACGAGCATAGCAATCTACGGGCTTCCGGATAAGAACATTACAGATCCCCGGCTACAAGAGTCGTTTTCGACAATCTTTAAACGTAAAAGCTATAGAATGCGACTGGTGGATAAGCCTCTTTTCATCACTGAATTTGGTGTAAAGGGATCTGAATCATTCCAGAATAACTGGCTTAAGGACGCCGCCTTCACTATCAGAAAAAGCAACATCATTGCCGGAGTATGTTATTTTAATCAGGCGGATAACCCTAAGGTTTGGGGTAAAATCCCCGCGCCCGACTGGGGCATCAGCGAAACAACGTTTGAAAATTTTGTTGAAGCTTTATCTAACTGA
- a CDS encoding Gfo/Idh/MocA family protein, giving the protein MAITSAGIMAGNSLFGMSAKSYRNIIGANERINLAIIGLNGRGSTMAGTFARQKNAEISTLCDVDTRVFVKALKSVASNKQISVPKTEGDCRKVMQDKNIDAIYIATPDHWHTPLTIMGCQAGKHVYVEKPLSHNPHEGELAIAAARKYDRVVQMGAQRRSAPVLTEGIQQLHEGIIGRVYYAKTWYTNDRKATFLTPGTAPAELNYDLWQGPAPRLAYQNGLIHYNWHWFWHWGTGEALNNGTHEVDIARWGLGVDYPVKVSSSGGRYAFKDDWQTPDTQVVTLEYPDRKMIMWESSSANGRRIEGDERGVIFYGENGSLSTGNDAYKVFDLKGKLTKEVASKDKEEAMQGRNTATVSLSLDSMHAADFLDAIRQNRKPNCDVEIGHKSIVGMQLSNIAWRVGRELHLDPKNGHILNDPEAEKLWKRSYEPGWEPKV; this is encoded by the coding sequence ATGGCTATTACATCGGCCGGAATAATGGCTGGCAATAGCCTGTTTGGCATGAGCGCTAAAAGCTATCGCAATATTATTGGCGCCAACGAACGCATAAACCTCGCCATCATCGGCCTGAATGGCCGCGGCTCTACCATGGCAGGCACTTTCGCGCGGCAAAAGAATGCAGAGATATCGACACTTTGCGACGTGGATACCCGAGTTTTCGTCAAAGCACTGAAATCTGTAGCCTCAAATAAACAAATAAGCGTCCCTAAAACCGAAGGCGACTGCCGCAAGGTGATGCAGGATAAGAATATTGACGCTATCTATATCGCCACGCCCGATCATTGGCATACGCCTCTTACCATTATGGGATGCCAGGCTGGGAAACACGTATATGTAGAAAAGCCACTAAGCCACAACCCGCATGAGGGCGAATTAGCTATTGCCGCTGCCCGTAAATATGACAGGGTGGTTCAAATGGGAGCACAGCGCCGTTCGGCACCGGTACTGACCGAGGGTATACAGCAGTTGCACGAAGGGATCATTGGCCGCGTTTACTATGCCAAAACCTGGTATACTAATGACCGTAAAGCTACTTTCCTGACCCCAGGTACAGCGCCTGCAGAGTTAAATTACGACCTGTGGCAGGGCCCGGCACCGCGTTTGGCTTATCAAAATGGGCTGATCCATTACAACTGGCATTGGTTTTGGCATTGGGGGACGGGCGAAGCGCTGAACAATGGTACCCACGAAGTTGATATAGCCCGCTGGGGATTAGGGGTTGATTATCCCGTAAAAGTAAGCTCCTCGGGCGGACGTTACGCGTTTAAGGACGATTGGCAAACCCCGGATACGCAGGTGGTGACACTAGAATATCCCGACAGGAAAATGATTATGTGGGAAAGCAGCAGTGCAAACGGGCGCAGAATTGAAGGTGATGAGCGCGGGGTTATTTTTTACGGCGAGAATGGAAGCCTGAGCACCGGGAACGACGCTTACAAGGTTTTCGACCTGAAGGGAAAGCTCACAAAAGAAGTGGCCTCCAAAGATAAGGAAGAAGCCATGCAGGGGCGTAATACAGCCACTGTCAGTTTGAGTCTGGATAGTATGCATGCAGCTGATTTCCTGGATGCAATACGTCAGAATCGCAAACCAAACTGTGATGTAGAGATTGGACATAAAAGCATAGTCGGTATGCAGCTCAGCAACATCGCCTGGCGAGTGGGCCGCGAACTGCATCTTGACCCCAAAAACGGTCACATCCTGAATGATCCGGAGGCAGAAAAGCTATGGAAACGCAGTTATGAACCGGGTTGGGAACCTAAAGTTTAA
- a CDS encoding glycoside hydrolase family 2 TIM barrel-domain containing protein, which yields MTRLFGRELLHNFFWILTLTIVLAGCVRVNVQNKEQKVSITKKESGFDLYKDNKPFFIKGAAGFTYMDILARSGGNAIRTWDADNIAAILDSARKHNLVVMIGLYVVDPEKDHSFYKQPSKVNRQFRTIKSIVNKYKDHPSVLMWCVGNELNFPNPLIPDKFYPAYNNIVNMIHKDDPDHPVTTAVLNFSRRMIVSLKLRCNVDLISFNIFNNITHLKEDLKKFSWFWNGPYIVSEWGVDGPWEGTEKTIWGTHIEATSTKKAEIYSTRYSVHMPLDDDRFLGSFVFYWGNKQETTQSWFSLFDKNGCPSEAVGTMQYLWTQKQPPHRAPQINYMLVNNKGAKDNILLSTNERAFADVSLLQPDTAISKVVWQIMQEDWFKKGSASNTTYFKSLDELILSSNGLRLNFIAPRREGPYRIFATIYDKYGNFSTCNTPVYVLSK from the coding sequence ATGACCAGATTGTTTGGACGCGAACTTCTGCACAACTTTTTTTGGATTTTAACTTTAACAATTGTTTTAGCGGGTTGTGTAAGAGTAAATGTGCAAAACAAGGAGCAAAAGGTATCCATAACAAAAAAGGAATCCGGATTTGATCTGTATAAGGATAATAAGCCTTTTTTCATTAAAGGGGCTGCCGGATTCACCTATATGGATATATTAGCCAGGTCTGGTGGAAATGCAATAAGAACATGGGATGCAGATAATATAGCCGCCATTTTAGATAGTGCCCGTAAACATAATCTTGTTGTAATGATAGGCTTATATGTTGTTGATCCCGAAAAGGATCACTCCTTTTATAAGCAGCCTTCAAAAGTGAACAGACAGTTCAGGACGATAAAGAGTATTGTAAATAAATACAAAGATCATCCTTCTGTACTCATGTGGTGCGTTGGTAATGAACTTAATTTTCCAAATCCCCTTATTCCCGATAAATTCTATCCAGCATATAATAATATAGTAAACATGATTCACAAGGATGATCCTGATCATCCGGTAACAACTGCTGTGTTAAATTTTAGCAGGCGGATGATCGTAAGTCTGAAACTGCGGTGTAATGTTGATCTAATATCATTTAACATATTCAATAACATAACTCACTTAAAGGAGGATTTAAAGAAATTTTCGTGGTTTTGGAACGGACCATACATTGTAAGTGAATGGGGCGTAGATGGTCCCTGGGAGGGCACTGAAAAAACGATCTGGGGTACGCACATTGAAGCTACAAGTACAAAGAAGGCCGAAATTTATTCTACAAGATATTCTGTGCACATGCCCCTTGATGATGATAGATTTTTAGGATCATTTGTTTTTTACTGGGGGAATAAACAAGAGACAACCCAAAGCTGGTTCAGCCTTTTCGACAAAAACGGATGTCCTTCGGAAGCCGTTGGAACAATGCAGTATTTATGGACCCAAAAACAACCTCCTCATCGTGCCCCTCAAATTAATTACATGCTTGTTAATAATAAAGGGGCAAAAGACAATATATTGCTTTCCACCAACGAACGAGCGTTTGCAGACGTTTCGCTCCTCCAACCCGACACAGCCATTAGTAAGGTGGTATGGCAGATTATGCAGGAAGACTGGTTTAAAAAAGGATCAGCCAGCAATACTACTTATTTTAAATCACTCGATGAATTGATTTTATCTTCAAATGGGCTTAGATTGAACTTTATCGCCCCCCGGCGGGAGGGCCCTTATCGGATCTTCGCTACTATATATGATAAATATGGTAATTTTTCTACTTGTAATACACCTGTTTATGTTTTAAGCAAATGA